One window of the Oncorhynchus mykiss isolate Arlee chromosome 5, USDA_OmykA_1.1, whole genome shotgun sequence genome contains the following:
- the LOC118964532 gene encoding uncharacterized protein LOC118964532 — protein sequence MHLCNNDGGRCVDIRVDTPDSRNKTTTSSKTEDSFWPLSIMGSSDYISSFNSWSSLSSSRSSLSTLVSVRSEMSEAIHAPQVVSKDEPCSTNKGPAGRSELNNPLPVELQGMHSLENSIWKEATKKIPELVFNVEEEKHRTMVCDKVTDPEQENAKTPFQKSLAMFEYLIKMKGKSFGKLSKMNSTDISRVAFNDQKREKMDLLSKPQGNSCPNKLVKKLVGPGIHIPIPRVKHVLLMEKASIQLLEMNLKQKRLENVLGAPTIFSKSMELITPGETSQPKEVTSSEVELELNCSKTLFISKEMRDKLEFHIKRKKIQHLWGLPHVVTKSIEALILKAPKIDHSRVSPKPKYDIEVMTSDLPFLTDEQKEALEGNVRKKKAHKNWGYPKRIMDSLKAFEVPEGVAKDLYKRRRPGAKVQHPRAASKVKDIPVEPKEPQTSATSKTNDLKEISKKQQNNQNNSHSLSESSVTEIQERGFPKVAFGPFSKKCFHSEYPVLTTCLKCESNLNKYSLHKESNVHRELIARSTEGEGRDNASPFPQTQTTCLSEQPSVSTSRPCRKEHH from the exons ATGCACCTGTGTAACAATGATGGTGGCAGGTGCGTCGACATCAGGGTGGACACTCCAGATTCCAGAAACAaaaccaccaccagcagtaaGACTGAGGACAGCTTTTGGCCTCTGAGCATTATGGGGTCATCTGATTATATCAGCTCATTTAACTCCTGGTCCTCCCTCAGCTCCTCAAGATCCAGTCTATCCACTCTTGTGTCTGTAAGATCTGAGATGAGTGAAGCGATCCATGCTCCACAAGTGGTTTCCAAGGATGAgccatgctctactaacaaagGTCCTGCTGGCAGGTCAGAGTTGAATAACCCACTACCAGTAGAATTGCAGGGGATGCACAGTCTTGAGAACAGTATCTGGAAAGAGGCCACAAAGAAGATTCCTGAGCTTGTTTTCAATGTTGAAGAGGAAAAACATCGAACTATGGTGTGTGACAAAGTTACAGATCCCGAACAGGAAAATGCAAAGACCCCATTTCAAAAAAGCCTTGCCATGTTTGAATATCTTATCAAAATGAAGGGAAAATCTTTTGGCAAATTATCAAAAATGAACTCTACTGATATATCCCGGGTAGCCTTCAATGATCAGAAACGGGAAAAGATGGATCTCTTGTCTAAGCCACAGGGAAATTCTTGTCCTAACAAGTTAGTGAAGAAGCTAGTCGGACCAGGTATTCACATCCCTATACCCAGAGTGAAACATGTTTTATTAATGGAAAAGGCATCCATTCAACTTCTTGAGATGAACCTGAAACAGAAGCGTTTGGAAAATGTATTGGGAGCGCCCACCATCTTCAGCAAGTCCATGGAACTGATCACACCCGGAGAAACTTCTCAGCCTAAGGAAGTGACATCATCAGAGGTAGAGTTGGAATTGAATTGCTCTAAGACTCTTTTCATCAGCAAAGAAATGAGAGACAAGCTAGAGTTCCACATCAAACGCAAGAAAATCCAACACCTCTGGGGTTTGCCTCATGTGGTGACAAAGTCTATTGAAGCCCTTATTCTCAAGGCACCAAAGATAGACCATAGCAGAGTTTCCCCAAAGCCCAAGTATGACATAGAGGTGATGACAAGTGACTTGCCATTTTTGACTGACGAACAGAAAGAGGCTTTAGAGGGCAATGTGAGGAAAAAGAAGGCTCACAAAAACTGGGGTTACCCAAAACGGATAATGGACTCTCTGAAGGCATTTGAGGTTCCTGAGGGTGTGGCCAAAGACCTGTACAAGAGACGTCGCCCTGGAGCCAAAGTCCAACACCCCCGAGCGGCCTCTAAGGTTAAGGATATCCCTGTGGAGCCCAAAGAGCCTCAGACATCAGCTACATCCAAAACCAACGACCTCAAAGAAATTAGTAAAAAACAACAGAACAACCAGAACAACTCCCATAGCCTATCAGAATCCAGTGTCACTGAGATTCAAGAAAGAGGATTTCCCAAAGTCGCTTTTGGGCCTTTTTCTAAGAAGTGTTTTCATTCCGAGTATCCAGTACTCACAACGTGTTTGAAATGTGAATCAAATCTAAATAAATATTCACTACACAAAGAATCCAACGTGCACAGAGAGTTGATAGCAAGGAGCACagaaggggagggaagagacaaTGCATCCCCATttccacagacacagacaacctGTCTGTCAGAGCAGCCATCAGTGTCAACTAGCAGACCCTGCAGGAAGGAACATCACT GA